In one Inquilinus sp. Marseille-Q2685 genomic region, the following are encoded:
- a CDS encoding ABC transporter permease, whose protein sequence is MRRIPLTAWIGLAIIALNLAALLFGPWLAPFGEEDILGGPFDPATALNWFGLDQNGRDMLSRLLYGAQMSIGVSLAASLLSFAVGLPLGFLAALRCGWVDTVLSRLVDTIMCIPVLISALVVLQALGSSLPVLIVTIALLDSTRVFRLARILGQGINVMEYAEAARLRGEGAWWLIRREILPNAAAPLIAEFGMRFCFTFLFVAGLSFLGLGIQPPYADWGGMVKDNQQGILYGLYAPLYPAAAIALLTIGVNLVVDWLLAGRSRPQGEGR, encoded by the coding sequence ATGAGACGCATCCCGCTCACGGCCTGGATCGGCCTGGCGATCATCGCCCTCAACCTCGCCGCGCTGCTGTTCGGGCCGTGGCTCGCCCCGTTCGGCGAGGAGGACATCCTCGGCGGCCCGTTCGACCCCGCCACCGCGCTGAACTGGTTCGGCCTGGACCAGAACGGCCGCGACATGCTCTCGCGCCTGCTCTACGGCGCGCAGATGTCGATCGGCGTGTCGCTGGCGGCCTCGCTGCTGTCCTTCGCCGTCGGCTTGCCGCTCGGCTTCCTCGCCGCCCTGCGCTGCGGCTGGGTCGACACGGTGCTGTCGCGGCTGGTCGACACCATCATGTGCATCCCCGTGCTGATCTCGGCCCTGGTGGTGCTGCAGGCGCTCGGCTCCTCGCTGCCGGTGCTGATCGTGACCATCGCGCTGCTGGATTCGACCCGCGTCTTCCGCCTGGCCCGGATCCTGGGACAGGGGATCAACGTCATGGAATATGCCGAGGCGGCGCGGCTGCGCGGCGAAGGCGCCTGGTGGCTGATCCGCAGGGAGATCCTGCCGAACGCGGCCGCGCCGCTGATCGCCGAGTTCGGCATGCGCTTCTGCTTCACCTTCCTGTTCGTCGCCGGCCTGTCCTTCCTCGGCCTGGGCATCCAGCCGCCCTATGCCGATTGGGGCGGCATGGTGAAGGACAACCAGCAGGGCATCCTCTACGGCCTTTACGCGCCGCTGTACCCGGCCGCGGCCATCGCGCTGCTGACCATCGGCGTCAACCTGGTGGTCGACTGGCTGCTGGCCGGCCGCAGCCGGCCGCAGGGAGAGGGACGATGA
- a CDS encoding ABC transporter permease produces the protein MAPLILKRIGLGVFTLWLVSVLVFAGTQLLPGDVASAILGQSATPEALAELRHSLGLEQPALLRYGQWLWGFVQGDLGQSLASQQPVADLLWPRFWNTMFLAAYAAVIGVPLAVGLGILTAVRRGGVFDRAVNILALGTVSLPEYFLGLVLILVLAVQNPVFPSLADVYPGMGFAERLDATTLPMLTLLLVTVAQIMRMTRTAVLAVMDSAYVETAYLKGLLTGRVVLRHALPNAAAPVVNVVAFNIAYLITGVVLVEAVFNYNGLGRFMVDAVAKRDLPMVQACAMVFGAAYVILNMVADIAAIALNPRLRHPR, from the coding sequence ATGGCGCCGCTGATCCTCAAACGGATCGGGCTGGGCGTCTTCACCCTGTGGCTGGTGTCGGTGCTGGTCTTCGCCGGCACCCAGTTGCTGCCCGGCGACGTCGCCTCGGCCATCCTCGGCCAGTCGGCGACGCCGGAGGCGCTGGCCGAGCTGCGTCACAGCCTGGGGCTGGAGCAGCCGGCGCTGCTCCGCTACGGCCAGTGGCTGTGGGGCTTCGTCCAAGGCGATCTCGGCCAATCCCTCGCCAGTCAGCAGCCGGTGGCCGACCTGCTATGGCCGCGCTTCTGGAACACCATGTTCCTGGCCGCCTATGCCGCGGTGATCGGCGTGCCGCTGGCGGTGGGCCTCGGCATCCTGACCGCGGTGCGCCGCGGCGGGGTGTTCGATCGGGCGGTGAACATCCTGGCGCTCGGCACCGTGTCGCTGCCGGAATACTTCCTCGGTCTGGTGCTGATCCTGGTGCTGGCGGTGCAGAACCCGGTCTTCCCCAGCCTGGCCGACGTCTATCCCGGCATGGGCTTCGCCGAGCGGCTGGACGCGACCACGCTGCCGATGCTGACCCTACTGCTGGTCACCGTCGCCCAGATCATGCGCATGACCCGCACGGCGGTGCTGGCGGTGATGGATTCGGCCTATGTCGAGACCGCCTATCTCAAGGGCCTGCTGACCGGCCGGGTGGTGCTGCGCCACGCTTTGCCGAACGCGGCCGCCCCGGTGGTCAACGTCGTCGCCTTCAACATCGCCTACCTGATCACCGGCGTGGTGCTGGTCGAGGCGGTGTTCAACTACAACGGACTCGGCCGGTTCATGGTCGACGCGGTGGCCAAGCGCGACCTGCCGATGGTGCAGGCCTGCGCCATGGTGTTCGGCGCCGCCTACGTCATCCTGAACATGGTCGCCGACATCGCCGCCATCGCGCTGAACCCGCGCCTGCGGCACCCCCGGTAG
- a CDS encoding ABC transporter ATP-binding protein, whose amino-acid sequence MSDILTIRGLRVEAPDGTVLVHGIDLDLRKGEVLGLIGESGAGKSTIGLAAMGWGRGGCRIAGGTVAIGGQTVTGESSASRARLRGARIAYVAQSAAAAFNPALTIGRQVLEGPRHHRVMGQAEARAWMLELFRALDLPDPERFGDRYPHQVSGGQLQRAMVAMAMSCRPDILVLDEPTTALDVTTQIEVLALLRRLIQRYGTAALYITHDLAVVAQIADRIQVLRHGKPVELGPTEQVLAAPREDYTRRLVGERQASLAGEPRRHEGGAELLTVDGISAAYHKVPVLSDVSLSLRRAETLAVVGESGSGKSTLARVITGLLPPTAGSVRLDGQALPQSYTSRSRDLLRRIQLVYQLPDVALNPRQTVGEAIGRPLGFYFGLKGRERKQEVGRLLGLIGLAPDFAGRLPGALSGGQKQRVCIARALAAKPDLMICDEVTSALDPLVAEEILRLLRRLQDELGVAYLFITHDLGVVRRLADRTAVMQRGRVVEQGPTEEIFTPPFHDYTGRLVASVPELRRDWLDQVLAARANA is encoded by the coding sequence ATGAGCGACATCCTCACCATCCGCGGCCTCAGGGTCGAGGCGCCGGACGGCACGGTCCTGGTACACGGCATCGACCTCGACCTGAGGAAGGGCGAGGTGCTGGGCCTGATCGGCGAATCCGGCGCCGGCAAGTCGACCATCGGCTTGGCCGCCATGGGCTGGGGCCGCGGCGGCTGCCGCATCGCCGGCGGCACCGTGGCGATCGGCGGCCAGACAGTGACGGGAGAGAGTTCGGCGAGCCGCGCCCGGCTGCGGGGCGCCCGCATCGCCTATGTGGCGCAAAGCGCGGCGGCGGCGTTCAATCCGGCACTCACCATCGGCCGCCAGGTGCTGGAGGGGCCACGCCATCACCGGGTGATGGGCCAGGCCGAAGCGCGCGCCTGGATGCTGGAGCTGTTCCGCGCGCTCGACCTGCCGGACCCCGAGCGCTTCGGCGACCGCTATCCGCACCAGGTCTCGGGCGGGCAGCTGCAGCGCGCCATGGTCGCCATGGCGATGTCTTGCCGGCCCGACATCCTGGTGCTGGACGAGCCGACCACGGCGCTGGACGTCACCACCCAGATCGAGGTGCTGGCCCTGCTGCGCCGGCTGATCCAGCGCTACGGCACCGCCGCCCTTTACATCACCCACGACCTCGCCGTGGTGGCGCAGATCGCCGACCGGATCCAGGTGCTGCGCCACGGCAAGCCGGTGGAGCTCGGGCCCACGGAGCAGGTGCTGGCGGCGCCGCGCGAGGACTACACACGCCGCCTGGTCGGCGAGCGCCAGGCCAGCCTGGCCGGCGAGCCGCGCCGGCATGAGGGCGGCGCGGAGCTTCTCACCGTCGACGGCATCTCCGCCGCCTATCACAAGGTGCCGGTGCTTTCGGATGTCTCGCTCTCCCTGCGCCGGGCCGAGACGCTGGCGGTGGTCGGCGAATCCGGCTCCGGCAAGTCGACCCTGGCGCGGGTGATCACCGGCCTGCTGCCGCCGACGGCCGGCTCGGTGCGGCTCGACGGACAGGCGCTGCCGCAATCCTACACCAGCCGCAGCCGCGACCTGCTGCGCCGGATCCAGCTGGTCTACCAGCTGCCCGACGTGGCCCTGAACCCGCGCCAGACGGTGGGCGAGGCGATCGGCCGCCCGCTCGGCTTCTATTTCGGCCTCAAGGGGCGGGAGCGGAAGCAGGAGGTCGGCCGCCTGCTCGGCCTGATCGGCCTCGCCCCCGACTTTGCCGGCCGGCTGCCCGGCGCCCTGTCGGGCGGGCAGAAGCAGCGCGTCTGCATCGCTCGGGCCTTGGCGGCCAAGCCGGACCTGATGATCTGCGACGAGGTGACCTCGGCGCTCGACCCGCTGGTGGCGGAGGAGATCCTGCGCCTGCTGCGCCGGCTGCAGGACGAGTTGGGCGTCGCCTACCTCTTCATCACCCATGACCTCGGCGTGGTCCGCCGCCTGGCCGACCGCACCGCGGTGATGCAGCGCGGGCGGGTGGTGGAGCAGGGGCCGACGGAAGAGATCTTCACGCCGCCTTTCCACGACTACACCGGTCGCCTGGTCGCCTCCGTCCCCGAGCTGCGGCGAGACTGGCTGGACCAGGTCCTCGCCGCGCGTGCCAACGCCTAA
- a CDS encoding ABC transporter substrate-binding protein: MTRRDFPQLETTRRGLLLGAAGFGLATASGGFGRALAQETPRKGGVLKLGMGGGSTTDTLDPRVMTDWVPLNQAFMLMNGLVEIDRNNQAVPELLESWEAKPGAAEWVFTLRQGVTFHNGKALTVEDVIYSINLHRGETTSAARAIAEQIKDVRKLSDRQIAIELTGGNADLPYLLSDYHFLVVPEGFTDWSKPVGTGPFVYESYEPGVRSRFTRNPNYWKPGCANVDAVEVIVINDVAARTNALMSGQVHAINRLDFKTVDLLKRNPKLQIVQSAGGQHFTFLMDCTKAPFSDVNVRLAIKHAIDREQLLKVALRGYGQLGNDHPIPRTDRFFNSELPQRAYDPDKAKHYLQQAGLSDLKVELSASDAAFGGAVDAAAIFRTAAAKAGIDVSIKRESPDGYWEKVWMQAPFCMAYWGGRPTADQMLSIAYASDAKWNDTHWKSEQFDKLLLEARALLDDAKRKEIYWTLQEMISNDGGAMIPMFGDYLDGVSTQVQGVTPHPMFNFMGGRLAERVWLAA, from the coding sequence ATGACACGCAGGGACTTCCCGCAACTCGAAACCACGCGCCGCGGCCTGCTGCTGGGCGCCGCCGGCTTCGGCCTCGCGACCGCATCGGGCGGCTTCGGCCGCGCCCTGGCCCAGGAGACGCCGCGCAAGGGCGGCGTGCTGAAGCTGGGCATGGGCGGCGGAAGCACCACCGACACGCTCGACCCGCGGGTGATGACCGACTGGGTGCCGCTGAACCAGGCTTTCATGCTGATGAACGGGCTGGTCGAGATCGACCGGAACAACCAGGCGGTGCCGGAGCTGCTGGAGAGCTGGGAGGCCAAGCCCGGCGCGGCCGAATGGGTGTTCACCCTGCGCCAGGGCGTGACCTTCCACAACGGCAAGGCGCTGACGGTCGAGGACGTGATCTACTCGATCAACCTGCATCGCGGCGAGACCACCTCCGCCGCCCGCGCCATCGCCGAGCAGATCAAGGACGTCCGCAAGCTCTCCGACCGCCAGATCGCGATCGAGCTGACCGGCGGCAACGCCGACCTGCCGTATCTCCTGTCCGACTACCACTTCCTGGTGGTGCCGGAAGGCTTCACCGACTGGTCGAAGCCGGTCGGCACCGGCCCCTTCGTTTATGAGAGCTACGAGCCCGGCGTGCGCTCGCGCTTCACCCGCAACCCGAACTACTGGAAGCCGGGCTGCGCCAATGTCGATGCGGTCGAGGTGATCGTCATCAACGACGTCGCCGCCCGCACCAACGCGCTGATGTCGGGCCAGGTCCACGCCATCAACCGGCTGGACTTCAAGACGGTCGACCTGCTGAAGCGCAACCCGAAGCTGCAGATCGTGCAGTCGGCCGGCGGCCAGCACTTCACGTTCCTGATGGACTGCACCAAGGCGCCGTTCTCCGACGTCAATGTTCGCCTTGCGATCAAGCACGCGATCGACCGCGAGCAGCTGCTGAAGGTGGCGCTGCGCGGCTATGGCCAGCTCGGCAACGACCACCCGATCCCGCGCACCGACCGCTTCTTCAACAGCGAGCTGCCGCAGCGCGCCTACGATCCCGACAAGGCGAAGCACTATCTGCAGCAGGCCGGGCTGTCGGACCTGAAGGTCGAGCTGTCGGCCTCCGACGCCGCCTTCGGCGGCGCGGTCGACGCCGCCGCCATCTTCCGTACCGCCGCGGCCAAGGCCGGGATCGACGTCTCGATCAAGCGCGAATCCCCGGACGGCTACTGGGAGAAGGTGTGGATGCAGGCGCCGTTCTGCATGGCCTATTGGGGCGGCCGCCCGACCGCGGACCAGATGCTGTCCATCGCCTATGCCTCCGACGCCAAGTGGAACGACACCCATTGGAAGAGCGAGCAGTTTGACAAGCTGCTGCTGGAGGCGCGGGCGCTGCTGGATGACGCCAAGCGCAAGGAGATCTACTGGACGCTGCAGGAGATGATCTCGAACGACGGTGGCGCCATGATCCCGATGTTCGGCGACTATCTGGACGGCGTGTCGACCCAGGTGCAGGGCGTCACCCCGCACCCGATGTTCAACTTCATGGGCGGGCGGCTGGCGGAGCGCGTCTGGTTGGCGGCGTGA